One segment of Phyllobacterium zundukense DNA contains the following:
- a CDS encoding sigma-70 family RNA polymerase sigma factor: MEKEQNLYDGNVLVDALMKYKPKLIKIADGVLHSHAQSEDIFHDAIVKACTMRSDCIHCPVGYACRMVYNLALDEARKRSHEKLNMMPIDGVESIPAPSVNALDCLVTTETLREVLNSLRSLPKRTHDAFVRHRIDGIPQKDIAEELGVSRTLVNFMIKDAHRACQQTLNAA; encoded by the coding sequence ATGGAAAAAGAACAAAATCTTTATGATGGAAATGTTCTTGTCGATGCATTGATGAAGTATAAACCGAAGCTTATAAAAATTGCTGATGGTGTTCTGCATTCCCACGCACAATCGGAAGATATATTTCACGATGCTATCGTCAAGGCATGTACCATGCGATCCGACTGTATCCATTGCCCGGTCGGGTACGCCTGCCGCATGGTCTACAATCTCGCCCTCGACGAAGCCCGCAAACGGTCCCATGAAAAGCTCAATATGATGCCTATCGACGGGGTGGAATCTATCCCCGCCCCAAGCGTCAATGCACTCGATTGCCTGGTGACCACAGAAACGCTGCGGGAAGTGCTTAACTCATTGAGAAGTCTGCCAAAACGCACGCATGACGCCTTTGTCCGCCATCGCATAGACGGCATTCCGCAAAAGGATATTGCTGAAGAATTGGGGGTATCCAGAACTCTCGTTAACTTCATGATCAAGGATGCACACCGCGCCTGTCAGCAAACCCTCAATGCTGCATAA
- a CDS encoding glycosyltransferase family 4 protein — protein sequence MDIAFYAPLKSPNHPVPSGDRQMARLLIAALRLAGHSIEVASELRSFTATPEAGGREQVAVMAKQEMKRLASHWRGGNKPDLWFCYHPYYKAPDLIGPSLAAALNIPYVTAEASWSKRRNDGGWAGLQSLVIDAVRQAAVNICFTERDESGLAAGAPEARLARLQPFIDVSAFRAEPAKQNPQRLVTIAMMRPGDKLESYRMLAGALALIDGKPWRLSVIGDGPARDEVRAMFARFGDDRIEWLGERQASEVADLLYQGGTYVWPGTGEAYGIAYMEAQAAGLPVVAQATAGVPEVIRDGVTGTLTVAGDTKAYADAVVQMLDNDERRAVMGRAARRFILQERSLEVAAKRLDQLIRDYAGRGG from the coding sequence ATGGACATTGCCTTCTACGCACCCCTCAAATCGCCCAATCATCCGGTGCCATCGGGCGACCGGCAGATGGCGCGGCTGCTGATCGCCGCCCTGCGATTGGCGGGGCACAGCATTGAGGTTGCTTCGGAGCTGCGAAGCTTCACTGCCACGCCTGAGGCAGGCGGGCGTGAGCAGGTGGCGGTAATGGCCAAGCAGGAGATGAAGCGGTTGGCCAGCCACTGGCGCGGGGGCAACAAGCCCGATCTCTGGTTCTGCTACCATCCCTATTACAAGGCACCCGACCTGATCGGGCCGTCGCTCGCAGCGGCGCTCAACATTCCTTATGTGACTGCTGAAGCGTCCTGGTCCAAGCGTCGCAATGACGGGGGATGGGCCGGACTGCAGTCGCTCGTGATCGACGCCGTGCGTCAGGCGGCGGTGAATATCTGTTTTACAGAGCGGGATGAGTCGGGGCTTGCCGCTGGTGCTCCGGAGGCACGTCTGGCGCGGCTGCAACCGTTCATCGACGTTTCGGCATTTCGCGCTGAACCGGCGAAGCAGAATCCGCAGCGGCTGGTCACGATTGCGATGATGCGGCCGGGAGACAAACTCGAAAGCTACAGAATGCTCGCCGGCGCGCTGGCTCTCATCGATGGCAAGCCGTGGAGATTGTCGGTCATTGGCGATGGCCCGGCGCGGGACGAAGTGCGGGCAATGTTCGCAAGATTCGGCGATGACCGGATCGAATGGCTGGGTGAGAGGCAGGCCAGCGAGGTTGCGGACCTTCTCTATCAGGGCGGCACCTATGTCTGGCCTGGCACGGGCGAGGCTTACGGCATCGCCTATATGGAAGCGCAGGCCGCAGGGCTGCCGGTGGTTGCGCAGGCGACGGCCGGTGTACCGGAAGTGATCAGGGATGGCGTGACGGGTACGCTGACAGTAGCGGGCGATACAAAAGCCTATGCCGATGCCGTCGTGCAGATGCTCGATAATGACGAGCGACGCGCTGTGATGGGTCGCGCGGCGCGGCGCTTCATCCTGCAAGAGCGTTCGCTGGAGGTTGCAGCAAAACGGCTTGATCAATTGATACGGGACTATGCAGGGCGGGGCGGATGA
- a CDS encoding class I SAM-dependent methyltransferase produces the protein MSRLDSFIFRMTAQREILNHLSGQLNELGGPVLELGLGNGRTFDHLRECFPERKIIVFDRAVGSHKTSTPDPENMVVGEIRDTAQKFIGVNAALVHVDIGTGYDEKDAMTLTWLPQLMAGLVAPHGFAVSGLELQHPQLEPLPLPPTVEKGRYFLYRRVE, from the coding sequence ATGAGTCGACTCGACAGTTTCATCTTCCGCATGACGGCCCAACGCGAAATTCTCAATCACCTCAGCGGCCAGTTGAACGAACTGGGCGGACCCGTGCTCGAGCTCGGTCTCGGCAATGGCCGCACCTTCGATCATTTGCGCGAATGCTTTCCCGAGCGAAAGATCATTGTCTTCGACCGTGCTGTTGGCTCGCACAAGACCTCGACGCCTGATCCGGAAAATATGGTCGTTGGTGAGATCAGGGACACTGCTCAGAAGTTCATCGGCGTCAATGCTGCTCTCGTCCATGTCGATATAGGCACGGGTTATGACGAAAAGGATGCGATGACGCTAACCTGGTTACCGCAACTCATGGCTGGGCTCGTTGCACCGCATGGTTTCGCGGTCAGCGGCCTCGAGTTGCAGCATCCGCAGCTTGAACCGCTACCGCTTCCGCCGACGGTCGAGAAAGGCCGTTACTTCCTATATCGCCGTGTCGAATAG
- a CDS encoding FkbM family methyltransferase: MFAKKSIRRQLHKFRNRLAGKFFDTRYGRELLINAIGPRVLTMTVDCGDHMMSFSPTDYIGKKIFRKGNFERDHVDRLLAILRERQLLREVSTLLELGGNIGTQTVYFALSAAFSRIVSVEPDPRNFELLRTNIAQNKLEDLVTLVNSAAGESEGQLDFFQHRNNYGKSSAFRHSATDRKIVVPVRPVSNILADTGTTLDEVGLVWMDIEGYEPLACRSMESLLARRVPLYMEFSPVFYGPEQTANFVDYLSRFYEDCLIFREDDITSAKVKNIPVTEQQFDLLLFDTAI; this comes from the coding sequence ATGTTCGCAAAAAAGTCGATCCGTCGGCAACTGCACAAATTTAGAAACCGCCTGGCCGGAAAGTTCTTCGACACGCGCTATGGCCGCGAGCTGTTGATCAACGCGATAGGCCCCCGCGTTCTGACCATGACCGTCGATTGCGGCGACCATATGATGAGTTTTTCACCCACCGACTATATCGGCAAGAAAATCTTCCGAAAGGGCAATTTCGAACGGGATCATGTCGATCGGCTGCTCGCCATCCTCCGGGAGCGGCAGCTTTTGCGCGAAGTCAGCACGCTGCTCGAACTGGGCGGCAATATCGGCACGCAGACCGTTTATTTCGCTTTGAGTGCAGCCTTTTCACGCATCGTCAGCGTCGAGCCCGACCCGCGAAATTTTGAACTGCTGCGAACCAATATCGCCCAGAACAAGCTTGAAGATTTGGTGACGCTCGTCAATTCAGCTGCCGGTGAGAGCGAAGGCCAGCTCGATTTTTTTCAGCATCGGAACAATTACGGCAAGAGCAGCGCGTTTCGGCATAGTGCGACCGATCGCAAGATCGTTGTTCCAGTCAGGCCTGTCAGCAATATCCTTGCTGACACCGGCACCACATTGGATGAAGTCGGGCTGGTCTGGATGGATATCGAGGGCTACGAGCCCCTTGCCTGCCGATCGATGGAAAGCCTGCTCGCGCGCAGGGTCCCGCTTTATATGGAATTCTCACCTGTCTTCTACGGTCCGGAGCAAACGGCTAACTTCGTCGACTATCTTTCCCGCTTCTACGAGGACTGCCTGATCTTTCGAGAGGACGACATCACTTCAGCGAAGGTCAAAAACATTCCTGTCACGGAGCAACAGTTCGACCTACTTCTATTCGACACGGCGATATAG
- a CDS encoding MBL fold metallo-hydrolase, protein MNDEIFRVKFWGTRGSVSVSGPEFTRYGGSTACIEVQCGKHRLIFDTGSGVRQAGEALTQEGIDHIDILFTHCHYDHIIGLPYFSPLYNPMMNVRLWSGHLAGIMTTREMVKQFMRPPWFPVEPEICKASLGFRDFRSGDVLTPFEGIKIRTDSLNHPGGCIGYRIEWAGRVLALIYDTEHEAGKLDPAVMKLIKGADLVVYDCTYTEDEMPRRFGYGHSTWQHGVLLAEAAKIGKLALFHHAPSRTDDELDAFERLAKKSFSGAFAARDFQVIDL, encoded by the coding sequence ATGAACGACGAAATATTTCGGGTGAAATTCTGGGGAACGCGAGGAAGCGTTTCCGTATCGGGGCCCGAATTCACACGATATGGCGGCAGCACCGCCTGCATCGAAGTCCAGTGCGGCAAACACAGGCTGATCTTCGATACAGGTTCCGGTGTGCGACAGGCAGGCGAAGCCTTAACGCAAGAAGGTATCGACCATATCGATATCCTGTTCACCCATTGCCACTATGACCACATTATCGGACTTCCCTATTTTTCACCGTTATACAATCCGATGATGAATGTGCGACTGTGGTCCGGGCATCTGGCCGGGATCATGACCACGCGCGAAATGGTCAAGCAGTTCATGCGTCCGCCATGGTTTCCCGTCGAGCCCGAAATCTGCAAGGCCAGTCTCGGCTTCCGCGATTTCCGCTCCGGCGACGTGCTCACGCCATTTGAAGGCATCAAGATACGCACCGACAGCCTCAATCATCCAGGCGGTTGCATAGGCTATCGCATCGAATGGGCAGGCCGCGTGCTGGCGCTGATCTACGATACCGAGCACGAGGCCGGAAAACTTGATCCTGCCGTGATGAAACTCATCAAGGGTGCCGACCTCGTCGTCTACGACTGCACCTATACGGAAGACGAGATGCCGCGGAGGTTCGGCTACGGCCATTCTACCTGGCAGCACGGCGTATTGCTGGCGGAGGCAGCGAAGATCGGCAAACTTGCGCTGTTCCACCATGCGCCGTCGCGGACTGATGACGAGCTCGACGCGTTCGAACGGCTGGCGAAGAAAAGTTTCTCAGGCGCTTTCGCTGCCCGCGACTTTCAGGTGATCGACCTCTAG
- the fhuB gene encoding Fe(3+)-hydroxamate ABC transporter permease FhuB: MKRLSSHPLFWTGALWCLALAVATINLGPLIGKIGFIAAFSSPLPGDNQAVLVHYSLLSRLVMSCVCGFALGLSGTLFQHVLRNPLASPSTLGLEAGAQLALAIAMLWSPALLGWSRDVTTAVGGFAVMAIVFLVAWRFKFQPVVVILAGLVAGLYCTAIVTLLMLMNDHYLSGLFIWGGGSLNQNDWRQIAGLLPKVLGCSVLAFLLVRQLSMLTLGDAAQSLGIKLQFLRAAALFVAVALTTFPVSAVGVIGFLGLAAPAIARAIGARRISTRLIVAPLVGSALLVIIDQLLQIHAARTGASLPTGAITALIGVPVLLIVMVNRSGALQTAVESGTAIAASKRPRLLISTLAALILAVALIAVFVGRDVDGSWISQTGATLNSLLPWRLPRLVAATSAGIMLALAGSMLQRLTGNSMASPEVLGVSAGTAFGLLCVLFVVAEPTYSHRLIGGFSGAAAVLAVLFAISRKTQSGNQFLILGVSLGAFLTALISVILASGDPRALSLISWMAGSTYGVGSPMALIALAFAIAGVIAVTLLVRPLQQFALGEMSAHSRGVDVARFRIVILGIAALLTAVATLIVGPLSFVGLMAPHLAQRLGLTRGLSNLIGSALFGALLMATADFIGRTIYFPWQLPTGLVATLLGGPVFAVLLIRSRRLFMQH; the protein is encoded by the coding sequence ATGAAGCGCCTGTCCTCTCATCCGCTGTTCTGGACCGGTGCATTATGGTGCTTGGCGCTTGCGGTCGCGACGATAAACCTTGGACCATTGATCGGCAAAATCGGTTTCATTGCTGCCTTTTCATCGCCTTTGCCCGGCGATAATCAGGCTGTTCTCGTGCATTACAGCCTGTTGTCGCGATTGGTCATGTCCTGTGTCTGTGGCTTTGCGCTGGGATTGTCCGGTACGCTTTTCCAGCATGTTCTGCGCAATCCACTCGCTTCGCCGTCAACCCTCGGTTTGGAGGCGGGTGCCCAACTCGCGCTCGCAATAGCTATGTTGTGGTCCCCGGCACTTCTGGGCTGGAGCCGCGATGTGACAACGGCTGTTGGCGGTTTTGCTGTCATGGCCATTGTCTTTCTGGTTGCCTGGCGCTTCAAATTCCAGCCGGTCGTGGTGATCCTCGCCGGACTGGTCGCAGGCCTCTATTGCACCGCCATCGTTACCCTGCTGATGTTGATGAATGATCATTACCTGTCGGGTCTGTTCATTTGGGGCGGGGGATCGCTGAACCAGAATGATTGGCGCCAGATTGCGGGACTTCTCCCGAAAGTGCTTGGCTGTTCCGTTCTGGCATTTCTCCTTGTGCGGCAGTTGAGCATGCTGACATTGGGTGATGCGGCGCAAAGCCTTGGAATCAAACTGCAATTTCTCCGTGCTGCTGCACTCTTCGTTGCGGTTGCCTTGACAACATTCCCGGTCAGCGCCGTCGGAGTGATCGGTTTTCTCGGCCTTGCTGCACCGGCAATTGCCCGGGCAATCGGAGCGCGGCGGATCAGTACCCGGCTTATCGTGGCGCCGCTCGTCGGGTCCGCATTACTGGTCATCATCGATCAGCTCCTACAAATTCATGCTGCAAGAACAGGGGCTTCCCTGCCAACAGGCGCCATCACTGCCCTGATTGGAGTGCCGGTTCTGCTGATCGTGATGGTAAACCGCAGCGGCGCCTTGCAGACAGCTGTTGAAAGCGGTACGGCCATTGCCGCAAGCAAGCGTCCCCGGCTGCTAATATCGACTCTTGCAGCTCTGATTCTGGCGGTAGCACTGATTGCGGTATTTGTCGGCCGGGACGTGGATGGGTCATGGATAAGTCAGACCGGCGCAACGCTTAATTCGTTGCTGCCATGGCGTCTGCCGCGGCTTGTAGCGGCAACTTCTGCAGGTATCATGCTGGCGCTGGCCGGCAGCATGTTGCAGCGCCTGACGGGTAATTCCATGGCAAGCCCGGAGGTTCTGGGTGTCAGTGCCGGTACGGCGTTCGGACTGCTTTGCGTGTTGTTCGTGGTAGCTGAGCCGACCTATAGCCATAGGCTGATCGGCGGCTTTTCCGGTGCGGCGGCGGTGCTCGCCGTTCTGTTCGCAATCAGCCGCAAGACGCAATCGGGAAATCAATTTTTGATCCTTGGCGTCTCGCTAGGCGCTTTCCTGACCGCATTGATTTCGGTGATTCTTGCCTCCGGTGACCCGCGTGCGCTCTCGCTGATTAGCTGGATGGCCGGCTCGACCTACGGAGTAGGTAGCCCTATGGCATTGATCGCATTGGCATTTGCAATTGCCGGCGTTATAGCGGTCACACTGCTCGTTCGCCCGCTACAGCAATTTGCGCTTGGCGAAATGTCGGCGCATTCGCGTGGCGTCGATGTTGCAAGGTTCCGTATCGTTATCCTCGGCATAGCCGCGCTGCTCACCGCCGTGGCCACTCTCATCGTCGGGCCTCTGAGCTTTGTCGGGCTGATGGCACCGCATCTTGCGCAGCGCCTCGGTCTGACACGCGGATTGTCAAATTTGATAGGTTCGGCGCTGTTCGGAGCCTTGCTGATGGCAACTGCGGACTTCATCGGACGGACAATCTATTTCCCGTGGCAGTTGCCAACGGGGCTCGTCGCGACTTTGCTCGGCGGTCCGGTCTTTGCGGTACTACTTATCCGCAGCAGGCGCCTGTTTATGCAGCATTGA
- a CDS encoding Txe/YoeB family addiction module toxin, whose protein sequence is MRLTWTERGWQDYLYWQQMGDKILKRINELIRDTERHPFQGIGKPEPLRNEMSGWWSRRINHEHRLVYRVSGKADTQALEITACRFHYGT, encoded by the coding sequence GTGAGGCTCACGTGGACCGAACGCGGCTGGCAAGATTACCTTTATTGGCAACAGATGGGTGACAAGATTCTCAAGCGGATCAATGAGTTGATCCGCGACACGGAGCGGCATCCATTTCAGGGTATTGGGAAACCAGAGCCTCTTCGCAATGAGATGTCGGGCTGGTGGTCCCGCCGCATCAACCATGAACATCGTCTGGTATATCGCGTTTCGGGAAAAGCCGATACGCAAGCATTGGAAATCACCGCTTGCCGGTTTCATTATGGAACCTGA
- a CDS encoding type II toxin-antitoxin system Phd/YefM family antitoxin → MAQVTFTELRNNLATHFDRIEADRVEMVVTRQNHDPMVIIPLSEWEGMKETLYLLSTPANARHLRESIADANAGKLTERDLIEP, encoded by the coding sequence ATGGCACAAGTTACATTCACGGAGTTGCGCAACAATCTTGCAACGCATTTCGACAGGATCGAAGCAGATCGCGTTGAGATGGTGGTGACGCGTCAGAATCATGATCCTATGGTCATTATTCCATTGTCAGAATGGGAGGGCATGAAGGAGACGCTTTATCTTCTCAGCACACCCGCGAACGCACGCCATTTGCGGGAATCGATTGCTGACGCCAATGCCGGCAAGCTTACGGAACGGGATTTGATTGAACCGTGA
- a CDS encoding ABC transporter substrate-binding protein has protein sequence MLLASSLAPARAGASVPRVVSLDYGLAQTLIELGIPPVGLSDTPGWADWTIEPPLPQGIANIGSAHEVNMELLQLLKPDLIISTPYLEWVRPQLEQIAPVKSFPIHALGRAPYPNIVEATQELGRLLGRVAEAEALIDRTEKELRVAKAATRDMGKLAIITFMDARNIRIYGPGGIFQDVFDRLDLQNAWTRPTNEWGYSDASMADLIDIGDSRVFYMDPVPADVLATLSGSPLWQSMPFVQKGHAQRMASVLMFGTLPSAARFARLLGEASI, from the coding sequence ATGCTGCTCGCTTCTTCGCTCGCGCCGGCACGGGCCGGGGCATCTGTACCGAGGGTCGTTTCGCTGGATTACGGGCTGGCACAGACGCTAATCGAGCTGGGCATACCGCCTGTCGGCTTGAGCGATACGCCGGGTTGGGCGGACTGGACCATCGAGCCACCATTGCCGCAAGGCATTGCGAATATCGGCTCGGCCCATGAAGTGAACATGGAACTGCTGCAGCTGCTGAAGCCAGATCTGATCATCTCGACCCCCTATCTCGAATGGGTCAGGCCGCAGCTCGAACAAATCGCGCCGGTCAAGTCCTTCCCGATCCATGCGCTCGGCAGGGCACCCTATCCGAATATCGTCGAGGCAACACAGGAACTCGGCCGCCTGCTTGGCCGCGTGGCAGAGGCGGAAGCACTGATCGATCGTACGGAAAAAGAACTGCGCGTGGCCAAGGCGGCAACCCGGGATATGGGCAAGCTGGCGATTATCACATTCATGGATGCGCGGAACATTCGCATCTATGGCCCCGGCGGCATTTTCCAGGATGTGTTCGACCGTCTCGACCTGCAAAACGCTTGGACGCGGCCGACCAATGAATGGGGTTATAGCGATGCCAGCATGGCCGACTTGATCGATATCGGCGACAGCCGGGTTTTTTACATGGATCCGGTTCCAGCTGATGTGCTTGCAACCCTGTCCGGCAGTCCGCTCTGGCAGAGCATGCCATTTGTGCAGAAAGGGCATGCTCAGCGCATGGCAAGCGTCCTCATGTTCGGCACATTACCTTCAGCGGCTCGCTTTGCCCGACTGCTTGGCGAAGCCAGCATATGA
- a CDS encoding polysaccharide deacetylase family protein, whose product MTDDQIWQPLRAELARWIHANRSARFWLRDDDAVKPTDALERLLTLGKDYAVPLTLAVIPAHVEQALSERLVEEDSVTVAVHGWSHENHAPSDEKKQELGPHRSLITMTGQLRDGFGLLEQQFSKQLVPVLVPPWNRIDPLLLPELPGLGFEALSVFGPAKAKQAAFLPLINTHVDPMDWHGTRGCRDHGELVAAIVRELQQRFDGSNEPVGILTHHLVHDESAWAFLRALFAVTRETPGGRWVSIREPQNLL is encoded by the coding sequence ATGACGGACGATCAAATATGGCAGCCGCTGCGGGCCGAACTCGCGCGCTGGATTCATGCGAACCGCAGTGCCCGGTTCTGGCTGCGCGATGACGATGCTGTCAAACCGACCGATGCGCTGGAGCGGCTGCTGACGCTGGGTAAAGACTATGCCGTGCCGCTGACGCTGGCGGTGATCCCGGCGCATGTGGAGCAAGCGCTTTCAGAGCGATTGGTGGAAGAAGACAGTGTCACCGTGGCCGTGCATGGCTGGTCGCACGAAAACCACGCGCCTTCGGACGAGAAAAAGCAGGAACTTGGACCGCATCGGTCGCTGATTACGATGACAGGGCAACTCCGCGATGGCTTTGGACTGCTCGAACAGCAATTTTCAAAACAGCTTGTGCCGGTCTTGGTGCCGCCGTGGAACCGCATCGATCCGCTGCTCTTGCCCGAGTTACCGGGGCTAGGCTTTGAAGCCTTGTCGGTGTTCGGTCCGGCAAAGGCGAAACAGGCGGCTTTCCTGCCGCTGATCAACACGCATGTGGATCCGATGGACTGGCATGGCACGCGGGGCTGCCGCGATCATGGCGAACTGGTTGCGGCGATTGTCAGGGAATTGCAGCAGCGCTTTGACGGCAGCAACGAGCCGGTTGGCATCCTAACCCACCATCTGGTGCATGATGAGTCGGCTTGGGCGTTCCTGCGGGCTCTTTTCGCAGTGACGAGGGAAACACCGGGTGGCCGCTGGGTCTCGATCCGGGAGCCGCAAAACTTGCTCTAG